The genomic DNA TGGAGTATAAACTCAGAGGAAAAGAATATTAATGTTTTCCATAAGATTCACAGCGGTTATTCTTTCCCTCTCTTGTGGAGCGTGTTCCATGCGGGAGGGAAATTTCATTTTAAGAGGATGATTTGATATTTTATCATACTGATTTATAGAAAGCAGGAAAACAATTTATGAAGAAGGAGCAGTGAAATGTTAAGACGAATTTTTAGATTTCCGAGAATACCTTTTCTTAGAAGATCAAGGATAGGATACGGAACTGTCCGTAAAGCAGGTCAGCTTATGACTCAGCAGAAGACAGAAAAGAACAGTAATACAGAGCAGCAAAAAATGAATGTGGAAAAAGGTATAAAGAAATTCGAGAAAAGACAGACAGAGGCAAGGGGAGGAAGGCCTGCAAAGTTTTTTTCACTTAGAAATATTATAATACTTATAATTGTGGTAATAACATTTATATATATGCATATGAATGCATATTCTACAAAAAGCCTGTATGCGGCAATATTTATATTTACAGGAATAACTTTATACATGCTTCTTGTAGAAAGATTTATAGAAAAAACAGAAATAGAAACAGAGATCAAGGATATGAAGGTCGAGAGAGAAAAAGAGCATAATGTTTTTCTGGACAGGGTACAGGAGATAGAGCAGGTAAAGAAAAACAGACTGGAATCAATAATACTTAAAGATGAAGACGGTTATGACAGGAAGGTATGGAGAATAGGAAGAGCCACATCAATGCTTCTGGGGAAAAAAACACCCAGAAATAAAGTAGATGTTGATTTGGGTGAATCAGTATATGCGAATCTCGTGAGCCGTGCACACGGGGTATTGAATCTGGTAAATGACAGCTGGTATTATGAAGATCTTGGTTCAAGAAACGGAAGCGGTCTTGAGCGTAAAAGGGACG from Sebaldella termitidis ATCC 33386 includes the following:
- a CDS encoding FHA domain-containing protein — protein: MLRRIFRFPRIPFLRRSRIGYGTVRKAGQLMTQQKTEKNSNTEQQKMNVEKGIKKFEKRQTEARGGRPAKFFSLRNIIILIIVVITFIYMHMNAYSTKSLYAAIFIFTGITLYMLLVERFIEKTEIETEIKDMKVEREKEHNVFLDRVQEIEQVKKNRLESIILKDEDGYDRKVWRIGRATSMLLGKKTPRNKVDVDLGESVYANLVSRAHGVLNLVNDSWYYEDLGSRNGSGLERKRDGRKIKLKSNMPVKVETGDIIYLATTKVLLK